Part of the Melopsittacus undulatus isolate bMelUnd1 chromosome 12, bMelUnd1.mat.Z, whole genome shotgun sequence genome, TGAAAGAAgggcacaggaaaaaaattgcagaaCAGTTACACACCTGATTTGCTGCTGTTACTCCCTTGATTTCAATATAGTTCATCCTTACTGATATTGGAAAAAGGACCAGCTACAGAGAAAAGTCAATGGAAGAGCTCATGTGGACTTGTTTTTGTATCAGGTACTAAGATGTTCAGAACCATGCTTGGTCTGTTTTGCCTAATGTTAGTGACAGTCTGGGAAAGAATCTGGATGATGTTAATGTAGTGTTCTCCATCAATCAAAGAGATCTGATACCAAAAGATGCACCAGTGCACTTTTTTGGGGTGCAGATCAAGACCAAGAGttgcctgctgtgctgctttagTTGCCAGTCACTGCTTTTGTCatacaaagcaaacagaaagcttACAGTATGTTTAGCAAGGGCAatataaaaagaaggaaaaacccTTTTCTAGAATATGTTGCTTTGGGCCAGCATATAACCTCTGAAGTTTTCTTGTGCCCCAGATTTTTCATTCCTGAATTCTAAAAGCATTTGGCACTTCCAAATCCCactaaaatgtgtttttcagggAAGGCCAGCTTATACCTACAGGTGCATCTGAGTGAAAAGGGTAGGTGTTttcaaaatcctttaaaattgAGTGTGCAGAAGGACTGCAGAGTTAAGTGAGGGCAGAAAACACTTTAGTTACATTTTATTCTCCCCTGTTTCAGCACTGTTAGATTATTTTGTGTCCATAAATAAGAATCGTAATGATTCCTATCAAAAAAAGCTGATGTTGCCACTACCAATGCACACTGTCACATAATTTCTGTGGCAGTTTCACCTGTAGCTTACAGCAATCTACTAGAAACAATAGTGGGCCTTGTAGCAGTAAGGTGGCAGTTAATTGCTATGGGTGTTTGGCATTGATGAAGTTCTGTGTTGGCAACCATTCAAACCCAATTATGTTTCTAAAGTAAGACTGAAAAGCATTGTAGGAAGCACCATGTAAATGGCACTAAATGCAGAGAGACTGAGCGACCTCCCAGAAAGATAGACAGGTGCCAGCTAAAGCCCCATATGATTGATTTTCCACGGCTAAAATGGCAACCACAGACATCTGGTTTTGCCCCGTTTATAACAGGAGCAGCAAATGCGAGCTGTTGTCTTAGTCAGAACTGCAAGGCTTTTTAGAATGACATAGAAATATGGCATTTGACTATCAATGGGTgatcttttgcttttctatgaGCAAGCAATTATACTTCCGGCACTAGGAAATGAGGTTTTAGTCCTCAGAAAAATGAGTCTGTGTGTGACTGAGTTTTGTACTCAGGCTTGTTTTTAATGCAGGCTTGACATTTAAGTCAGAGATTTTTCTTAGATATAGATATAACTATATAAAATGGGtaaaaaacaacataaagaaaactAACCATTCAATTGACTATCACATGGGTGGGGAAAAATCCTCCCAGATCCAGGACTGGTAGAAGAGATAGTCAGCTGAGCATCTTATGATGTTTCTGCTAGCCAGCAACATTAACGTGCTTTCTAAATCATCTTGTCATAGAGACTGCAGTGTTGCAGTTCTTTGCTGTTGGACATGCAGAATACCATCATTACAAAAACTTAAGTGCCAAGGCAGGTGCCCTTCTGCCGCTAAGAAGGTCAAAACCTTTTGCTCTGTTAAATTACTTTGTATTCCTCAGTGTTACATGAGACTCCCACCAGACTGTGATGTGATATATGGGTCAATACAGTGAGCAGTTTCAGAGGCAAAAGCTAATGGACCATTGTAGGAGTTCCTGTGTGCTATGTCCATGGTTGCTGCCTGTTGATAAAGGAGACTTTTTGGGGTGGTTAGATTTATTCAGTCTGCAATATGCAATGAAGGCAGTATGTATATAAATTTATGCAGCTGTCTTTAATACTGAATAGAGCTTAATAATCTGTTTGTGTTAGAAAAACTTCACAAAAGAGACTGAATCATAGGAGGTAAACTTCCAAAAGCAAAGATGTAATCACTACAGCTAATGATACAGTAATCACTCTTCTTTGTATAGTATTTATGCCTCATCATCAGAAGCTCTAATATAGTCCAGAAATTACAGGACCAGTACTCTATCATCATACAAAACAGTTCACTACCATGAATCTCCTTTGGGTCTCAGCATTATGTCACATTTGTCTGTAAATCTCCAGGTAAGTACATATCTACACAACTGTAAGAACAAGAACTGAAGggtgcagcagagctgaatgTGTCAGCTCTGAGCTGGAAGTGTCCTGGATGTAGTAACACAGGCTGACTGACCCATGTGTGCCAGTTTTGTCTCCCTAAGACTGTCTCTAGACCATTGCCTGTACCTGAGCTAGTAACTATAGAGCTGCTTTTATGTTGGACAATGCTCTCACTGTGAAGACATTTATTCTTCCCTTGCTCCCATGGTAATCGACTGACCAGTAATACTTGCAGCACGTTTTCTCCCAAGGTCCTCAGCAATCAGTCCAAGTGACCCTGCTACTACTTTTCTCACAGCCTGGCCTACCTGCCAGACGAGAGGCTGCTGTAACTAACCTGGCCTGCTCTACTCCGATATGAGCCAATTCTCAGCACGAGGAGTCCTGTCAGCGCAGCCCGGGGTGCTCAGGGCTTCGGCTGCCAGGTTGATTGCTAAGGCACCGGCGGGTGGAGGCGCTACGGGCCCCGCTGGGCCCAGACCCGGCCGGAAGGGTCCATCCCAGGCGTCGCGGGCCCGACCGACACCTGCGTCCAGCCCTGAGGCGCCGCTGAGGTAAAAGCGCCGCTGTCCTGTTCGCGTCCTTCCCTGGGAGGTGCCACGCCGCTTGCTCTGATTGGTCACCTTTTTCCCTTGGCCGAACGTGCTACCACTTCTATAGGTCTCGCGGCGGTGAGGTCACTAAACCGTGGCCCAATGCGGAAGCGAGGCCGAGCAGAGGCCGAGCGAGGATTGGCCGGCCATGGTGCTGGCGCGGGGTGATTGGCTGTGCTCGCGTGGGGGTGCGGAAGCGCGCTCCGGTGAGGGGGGCGGCGGTGCCGGCCGGGCTGCGGCGCGATGCGGGCCGGCTGCCGACTCTTCCCGCTCCTGCTCCTGGCGCTGCTGCGCGGGCTGTGTCACGGCAGGGAAGCGGCGCCGAGCGCTGTTACCTGCGGCTCGGTGCTGAAGCTGCTCAACACCCGCCACAGCGTGCGGCTCCACTCACATGAGGTCAAGTACGGATCCGGTGAGCAGGGCCAGGCCGGGCGGGGAGCCGTGAGGGGGGCGGGCTGGGAAATGGCAACAGCTGGGCAGAATTGAGGGGACAGGCAGTGAGAGGAGCAGGAAAATGGCGGGGGGGACAGGTTGTGAGGGGACAGGAAAATGGCGGGGGGCAGGGTGTAAGGGGGCAGGAAAATGGCGGAGGGGGCAGCCTgtgaggggagaagggaaggaggaggtggTTTAGAGGTTACTGAGGTTTCTGTCCCTGGtgcagagggagcagcagcccagggatggggctgtggggtgcaCTGGAGACATGGCAGCCCAATAAGGAGAGGCAGATGCTGAGGCCTGGAGTATGGGAAGATATTGCAGCTGTGCTTTGCAGATcttggagctgggatgggacagggacaTTTTGCCCTCATCCCTAAAGTGATCCCTGTTCTGAGTCTAGGGTCTCGACATTACCTTAGCAGCATCTGTTGTGGCAACAAGGGTGCTGGTTTGTTTGGGGACCTAAAGAACATGGTAGTATTTTTGAGAAATGAATGTGAGTGGATGTACTTTGCATGATGTGTTTAACTTCTTCAATCTGAAAGATTATTTGGTACCTGTATGCCCATTGCAGTTAGTAAATGGACTGTGAGAATTAAATATCTCTTAAACGTGAAGGCATGAGAGCATTAAAGCAAATTTCTTTAGTTCTGTCAGGACTTCTGGAACTGGGGAAGTCGGTTAAGTCTTCTGCTATTTAATTCTATTCAAACAGGAAGTGGGCAACAGTCAGTGACAGGAGTTGAAGCTTCGGATGATGCTAACAGTTACTGGCGGATTCGTGGGAAGAGTGATGGTAGTTGCCAGCGCGGGACACCAGTGAAATGTGGGCAAGCCATACGACTCACTCATGttaacacaggaaaaaatttACACACTCATCACTTCCCATCACCACTCTCCAGTAACCAAGTAAGTTGGTTTAAATCTTAAGCTTTTGTATAAATAGTGCATACTGCTGACAATAGTCTCTGCAGTTTCTCATGTTTTTGAAGAATCAGACTTTGATACCAGGCAACAGAAACAGTCTATGCACATCCAGAGTTCAAGTATATGCTTCTCTGCATCAtggaataatgtattttaagttCTTGACAGAGGCAAAATTTAATATGTACCAATATCAGAATTTCACAGAAGTGTTAACATCTgctgctattattattattatcattattattgttatgaTGCACGATTGCTACTGGGGagactgttttaaaatatttagcacTTTCAAGGTGTAGGAGACTGAGCACATCCCTTGATGTTATGAAGATTGTTCTAGAGCAAGGCAGCTAATCGTGTTACAGCACTAGGCATTCCTAGATTTGAGTTTCTTGGTGATCCAGTCTATTAGTCATCTTCTTGCTATCCCTATTTCAGTACAATATTCTTAATTATATGTCATCtttctacaggaaaaataaatctgctgTGACAATTGTAGTTGCTTGTCATTTTGTATGTATCTAGGGGAGCATAATTTCTGAATGTAATTAGGTTCAAGTTTTACCCTTGAACAAATGCTTCTCCAACATAGAAAATCTCCCTTAAAATAGGTAATGTAAACTTGGTGGAAGTTTGTCAGTAGTAGTCACTTTAGTTTTCCTTCAGCTTATGTTGCTAGGCCATTACATTAAAAGTTGGAAGATCTTACTCTTTGTGAAAAAGGTTTGTCTTTTATCATGAGTAACATGGGTGAAACAATAAAGACCAATTTTCTGGACTGattgtgaaaacaaaataagtgAATGGAAAGTGGCATTTCAGAATAATGATTTAAAGAACAGATTGACTCTAAAACCTTCTCCCAGTGTTCATTTCTCAATTTAGACATTTTGTAACATTGTCATTTATGTAAAAATGTTCAGCAACTGTCActgtgtttctttggttttgctatGTGTTTGCACAGTATCTAAGAGCAAGGAAAATTTAAATGGCTTCCCAGAGATTGACAGGCCTGTGACTTACGAATTGTTGAAATATGTAGCTATGAACACAAACTTTCATGTTCTTAACAGAAGTTGGATTTTCAGTTAGTATGTTGTCTTTCACACTTTTTTGGACCACAGGAACTTGAACTAACGTGACCCTGAAATTTTAGGTTACTAGATACAAACTATTGCAGCTCAGTCTTGAAGTTGGTCATCACTTCTAGTtaccagatttttaaaaattaaaggttGTCAGTTGGAGTTTAACCTATACAGTTTCTGGAAATGCTTGATTTTTTTGGGGAGGATGGGGCATGTAGTGAAATCTTATCTCgtctgttttgttttagcaggaatttaattacttttatggTCTTCCTTATGTTTTTAAAGAGCTATTCAGCAGTGTATCTGAAGAAATAGTATAAACCAGGATAGTTGTTGACCCAATTGAAAGCTTGGTGTAATTAAGTGAAAAAGGAATATGATAACTTAATAAGCTAAATGGGGTGTTGTGATAAAAACACATGCTGAAAAAAAGTGCTGCAATGGTAGCTATGAAGATGTTCATGCTACAAAACTGAATGTCTACAGTTATAAATGTTTTTGAGTGGAGAAAAATTTGCTTCAGCATTAgtgctgcttttgatttttttctcagaaggaTTGTTCTGATTTCTGTGCTCAAgtactctttttttattttgtttgtaatgTGTGCTGGGGTTTGTTGGCACTTTCGCTCAGATAACATGTTAGTGTTTGTTGGCACTTTGTGTTCAGATCGTAGCAGTAGGAAGtcactgcttctgcttttgatAACTCTTGTAAAGCAGTGCAACaacactttcttttctctccatccTTGCCTTGAAACTCTGCTGACTTTGTGGTTGAtggttttgtgtatgtgttgAAGGTGTTTGCTTACGTTTTCACTTCAGGAAGCTTGTGTCTCTAACAGGAAGTCAGTGCCTTTGGTGATGATGGCGAAGGAGATGACCTCGATATATGGATTGTGCAATGCAGTGGGACTTACTGGGAACGGGAGGATGCGGTGCGCTTCAAGCACGTAGGAACTGAGGTGTTCCTTTCAATAACTGGGGAACAGTATGGCCATCCCATTAGAGGCCAACGGGAAGTTCATGGCATGCCTACTGCTAATCATCACAACTATTGGAAAGCAATGGAGGGCGTCTTCATCAAACCCAGTATGGACCCTGCAAAACATGATGAGCTCTGAATTGACAGAGGATCCAAAATGCTTCAGCTTACTCCAGTGTTTGGAGATGCTAATTCTTGGTCTCTTATAAGTCCCGCCTTGCCTGAGTGACTTTCTATATTACTGGAGGGCATTAGTTCATTCTAGGAATGCAGCACTTATGTGTGGAGAATGGCATCTGCCAGATTCAGCCTTTGAAATTTGAATATTTGGCAAAATACTGTCTGAATTTTTGAGCTTAATTGATGAAACTGGTTCATAAATCTGTTGGTTTTCGTTGTCGTTTATCTTGCTTGTTACTTTTTCTCAAATCTGAAGGAAATGGATAAACTGAAGTAACGCATTTCTGTAGTCCCAAGTACaataaaattttgcattttgtaatatttttccagttataattaaatatttgtaaactGATTTCTACTTCTAAGTGAATGTTATTAATGAGGAGATGGAAGAAGtatagaaagggaaaaatagttttaaaatttgGTATCTTTTGAATAGCTTGAAGTCAGCTACTCAGCCTTCCAGAAAACATGGTCCATTTGAAAATTGCTTGCAGTGTCTTTTGTGAGTTTCCTTGTGTACTTGCATTGGAAGAGTTGAAAACTTTGTGTATGTtggaataagaagaaaaagttttaaCTTGCTCACTTTCTCCAGGAAGTTCAGATTGTCTGGTAGTGGTGATACTCCTAATTGTCAAATGGTAAGACTGTTCTGCCTGATGAACTGGTgtggaaagctgcttttgtttcattaatattAGAGTTTTATAAAATTCCATGTGGTGCAAAGGAACAGTTCAGTTTTACTTATGTTGTTGTACTTGTATGTCAACTGTGCAAGATCAGTATGAGAATCCAGTTCAATAAATAGTGGGGTATATACCCaggtggggtgttttttgtgtgaatccagaagagaaaaaagaatcttaAACAATGGTTCAGTGAAGGTTCCTTGCATAACTTACAAATTTCTGTGTGGCTTCCCTCTCTGAAAAGATAAACTAATTCTTGAATGTGTTTGTTACATGGTGTTACTGaaaattttgcttaaaattcTGAGTGCCATACAGTTTctatttgctttaaatttagTTCATGCAATGAGTGTGAAAACTCAGATAATTCAGCTGTTCTTGTCTCCATGTGTAAGTAGTTTTACTGATGATGGTCTTAATTAGTCAATCAGTTAAAGAAGCAGGAAACTGATTTACTGCTTTAACAGCTCCAGTCACGTGCTGCAGTGTTAGATGCTCTGTTGAGAAGGTGCTGCAGGCAGTTGCAGTTAAGCTTTATGAATATACATAGTGATACCTGCTTCATACCCTGTGGTGCTGCATGCAGTTATGCTGTACAGGCTAGattcaggttttatttaagGGCTTACTAGTAGTGATGATCCTTCATACCGTATGGAACAAGAAACTTCTGATGTTTTGTGCACCTGATTATTTTCCTCTGGCAAAAAAGGTAAGACTGTTTTTCTGTTACTCTTATTTGCATGTGGGTATTTAAGGATTACAGGCATTTTGGAGAATAAGATTAGCTTTTGTTGGTTTGTATTAGAAATAAATTCTGTGTGATGAATGTTTTGGGTTTACTGGTATTCCTGACTAATTGGAATTGAAGTTGTAGCTATGGAAGATAACTATTTATGAACAAATCAAAGTTTCTGCATAAACAAGctgacatttccttttctttattaaaattgAGAACTTTTCTTTTGAAGTTGGTGTATGAGTAAACACAGAAAGTGTAGCAGCATTTGGtaggaggaagaaattaatttggcaGTGAGTGTCACTAACAGCTAAATGCTTTATGCCTAAACCATATGGGCTAAGTGTTCATGCACCTGTGGAATACTGAGTTGATTGAGAAGGGGTAGAGCTGTATGTCTTATCTTGCTCTGTGTGCCAGATGCCATTTGTACCCAACATTTATCTCTGCCTGGGAGTTTCTGTCTTTAGTAAAGGTATTTATCTGGCTTACTATGCTTGAGTGGGATCTTACTGGACCTTCCTCTTTCTGTTCTGGATTTGAATCAAATTGATTTGGGGAGACTGAGAAATAAGCTAGTTCTTACTGCTTAGTTTCTAATATGATCtcagttttgaaaacatttgtaCCTTTTGCTCCTGAAGAACCAAGCTTTGCCAGACCCGTGTATCCATGAATGGCTTATTTAAAGATGTGTTCAGCAATATTCCTGTAAACTGAGTTTCCTTCACTTTTATTCTAACCAAAGTGTAAAAGTCACTGGGCCTTAATATTTCACTTATGCATATTTCATAGTAGACTTTTTTTATTGCTATGAAAGTTGTGTTGAAGGGTGCTTAAATGAAGCAAACGGAAGTATATCTTATTTTGGGAAGGTCTGACATAGTGCCAAAATAACTGTTGGTACTCATGACTTTTGTAGTCTGCATTTAGTGAGCTCTGAGTTAACATAGTGCAAAAGCTTATAACTCTGAAAAAAGGTGGATTGTTCTAGTGTGCCCTCCTTTGTATGCATTTTCTAGGTTTAAAATACTCTCATTAGTGTCTGTTTAATGTCATATTTTATGCTTTAAGCTGAAGTACTGAGATTTCAGAATCTGATTCaggtggttttatttattttggctgCTTGAAGTTCAGCTGTTCTGTCCTTCCCCCACAGCTGAGGACTAGAGACTTGGAGAATCCCAGTtcttgcttgtttggttttattgtttgttttctatatgACTTATCTGCATAAAGATGTTGGGACTTGG contains:
- the SDF2L1 gene encoding stromal cell-derived factor 2-like protein 1, with protein sequence MRAGCRLFPLLLLALLRGLCHGREAAPSAVTCGSVLKLLNTRHSVRLHSHEVKYGSGSGQQSVTGVEASDDANSYWRIRGKSDGSCQRGTPVKCGQAIRLTHVNTGKNLHTHHFPSPLSSNQEVSAFGDDGEGDDLDIWIVQCSGTYWEREDAVRFKHVGTEVFLSITGEQYGHPIRGQREVHGMPTANHHNYWKAMEGVFIKPSMDPAKHDEL